Proteins from a genomic interval of Narcine bancroftii isolate sNarBan1 chromosome 12, sNarBan1.hap1, whole genome shotgun sequence:
- the LOC138746448 gene encoding leucine-rich repeat-containing protein 4-like isoform X1: protein MNSSDTASVGLGFRNENIHYCSASTLMKIESRMNPVIPICLGALVTTLNIDAFKMCPRRCSCYDFSHFVDCKRRSLTSVPRSIPHGTWMLDIGLNNLSEIPGGSFRGLWSARIVVLSGNRIHLIHSGAFESLIFLENLDLDQNRIAYLPGDFSDGLQRLLELRLANNHIESIRGDSLLNLESLQKLDLSGNWISSMDRGVFRGLSKLRTLLLKNNRLVVLEDGHFHRLQSLEALHLENNNISDIQEEALGSLRSLSLLGLSGNHLSHVKFKTFLNIQTQGTHLHLAHNPWKCDCDLQREFGKILSVRHLHVDDYGNITCSAPGQLLGYSLVAVDSQLCVAETATVLVITGTVLVTVIAAIVMAERNRKKTKNKSWNDSDGPFDPQEK from the exons ATGAACTCCAGCGACACAGCTTCGGTAGGACTCGGATTCAGAAATGAAAATATTCACTACTGTTCAG CCTCAACGTTGATGAAAATTGAAAGCAGGATGAACCCAGTCATTCCCATTTGCCTCGGTGCCTTGGTGACCACCCTGAACATCGACGCGTTCAAAATGTGCCCTCGCCGTTGTTCATGCTACGACTTCTCTCATTTCGTGGATTGTAAAAGGCGTTCCCTGACCTCCGTCCCCAGGAGCATCCCACACGGCACTTGGATGCTGGATATTGGACTCAACAACCTGAGCGAGATCCCCGGCGGTTCCTTCAGAGGCCTTTGGTCCGCGCGGATCGTCGTCCTGTCTGGGAATCGAATCCATCTCATCCATTCAGGAGCCTTTGAGTCCTTGATTTTTCTGGAAAACCTGGACCTGGATCAAAATCGCATCGCGTACTTGCCCGGGGATTTCTCTGATGGTCTGCAGCGCCTCTTAGAACTGAGACTGGCCAATAACCACATTGAATCCATCCGCGGTGACAGCTTGCTGAATCTGGAAAGTTTGCAGAAACTAGACTTGAGCGGCAACTGGATCTCGTCCATGGACAGAGGGGTCTTCAGAGGTCTGTCCAAACTCCGCACCCTGTTGCTGAAGAACAACAGGCTGGTTGTCCTCGAGGATGGGCATTTTCACAGGCTGCAAAGCCTGGAAGCTCTCCATCTGGAGAATAACAACATTTCAGACATTCAGGAGGAAGCCCTGGGCTCCCTGCGGAGCTTGAGCCTTCTGGGGTTGAGCGGGAATCACTTGAGTCACGTCAAGTTCAAAACGTTTTTGAACATTCAGACCCAAGGGACTCACCTGCATCTCGCTCACAATCCTTGGAAGTGCGACTGCGACCTCCAGAGAGAGTTTGGGAAGATACTGAGTGTTCGACACCTTCACGTGGACGACTACGGGAACATCACTTGTTCAGCTCCTGGACAGCTCCTCGGGTACTCGCTGGTGGCCGTGGATTCGCAGCTGTGCGTGGCCGAGACTGCCACCGTCCTGGTGATAACTGGCACCGTCCTGGTTACAGTCATCGCTGCCATCGTTATGGCCGAAAGGAACCGAAAGAAAACCAAGAACAAGAGCTGGAATGACAGCGACGGGCCCTTCGACCCCCAGGAGAAATGA
- the LOC138746448 gene encoding leucine-rich repeat-containing protein 4-like isoform X2, giving the protein MKIESRMNPVIPICLGALVTTLNIDAFKMCPRRCSCYDFSHFVDCKRRSLTSVPRSIPHGTWMLDIGLNNLSEIPGGSFRGLWSARIVVLSGNRIHLIHSGAFESLIFLENLDLDQNRIAYLPGDFSDGLQRLLELRLANNHIESIRGDSLLNLESLQKLDLSGNWISSMDRGVFRGLSKLRTLLLKNNRLVVLEDGHFHRLQSLEALHLENNNISDIQEEALGSLRSLSLLGLSGNHLSHVKFKTFLNIQTQGTHLHLAHNPWKCDCDLQREFGKILSVRHLHVDDYGNITCSAPGQLLGYSLVAVDSQLCVAETATVLVITGTVLVTVIAAIVMAERNRKKTKNKSWNDSDGPFDPQEK; this is encoded by the coding sequence ATGAAAATTGAAAGCAGGATGAACCCAGTCATTCCCATTTGCCTCGGTGCCTTGGTGACCACCCTGAACATCGACGCGTTCAAAATGTGCCCTCGCCGTTGTTCATGCTACGACTTCTCTCATTTCGTGGATTGTAAAAGGCGTTCCCTGACCTCCGTCCCCAGGAGCATCCCACACGGCACTTGGATGCTGGATATTGGACTCAACAACCTGAGCGAGATCCCCGGCGGTTCCTTCAGAGGCCTTTGGTCCGCGCGGATCGTCGTCCTGTCTGGGAATCGAATCCATCTCATCCATTCAGGAGCCTTTGAGTCCTTGATTTTTCTGGAAAACCTGGACCTGGATCAAAATCGCATCGCGTACTTGCCCGGGGATTTCTCTGATGGTCTGCAGCGCCTCTTAGAACTGAGACTGGCCAATAACCACATTGAATCCATCCGCGGTGACAGCTTGCTGAATCTGGAAAGTTTGCAGAAACTAGACTTGAGCGGCAACTGGATCTCGTCCATGGACAGAGGGGTCTTCAGAGGTCTGTCCAAACTCCGCACCCTGTTGCTGAAGAACAACAGGCTGGTTGTCCTCGAGGATGGGCATTTTCACAGGCTGCAAAGCCTGGAAGCTCTCCATCTGGAGAATAACAACATTTCAGACATTCAGGAGGAAGCCCTGGGCTCCCTGCGGAGCTTGAGCCTTCTGGGGTTGAGCGGGAATCACTTGAGTCACGTCAAGTTCAAAACGTTTTTGAACATTCAGACCCAAGGGACTCACCTGCATCTCGCTCACAATCCTTGGAAGTGCGACTGCGACCTCCAGAGAGAGTTTGGGAAGATACTGAGTGTTCGACACCTTCACGTGGACGACTACGGGAACATCACTTGTTCAGCTCCTGGACAGCTCCTCGGGTACTCGCTGGTGGCCGTGGATTCGCAGCTGTGCGTGGCCGAGACTGCCACCGTCCTGGTGATAACTGGCACCGTCCTGGTTACAGTCATCGCTGCCATCGTTATGGCCGAAAGGAACCGAAAGAAAACCAAGAACAAGAGCTGGAATGACAGCGACGGGCCCTTCGACCCCCAGGAGAAATGA